A part of Aurantimicrobium sp. MWH-Uga1 genomic DNA contains:
- the rsmD gene encoding 16S rRNA (guanine(966)-N(2))-methyltransferase RsmD gives MTRIISGFAGSRELKVSKTGTRPTSDRVREAIFSALESKDLITQAQVLDLYAGSGALALEALSRGASQVVMVEKNHQAGALLKANAELIRSSGKLPSSACSVHLASVMSFLSTFTGQSFDIVFIDPPYELSNEEITEVLRHLIPLLASDADVVLERSTRSGVPEIPEGLSLEKSKAYGETTIHWLYQT, from the coding sequence ATGACGCGAATCATTTCAGGATTTGCCGGTTCACGAGAGTTGAAGGTTTCCAAAACAGGCACACGTCCCACCAGTGATCGTGTTCGAGAAGCAATCTTTTCCGCGTTGGAATCAAAAGACCTCATCACACAAGCCCAAGTTTTGGATCTCTACGCAGGTTCTGGTGCACTCGCTCTAGAAGCACTCAGCCGTGGGGCAAGCCAAGTCGTTATGGTGGAGAAAAATCACCAAGCAGGGGCGTTGCTTAAAGCTAATGCCGAACTCATTCGTTCCTCAGGCAAGCTTCCCAGCTCCGCTTGCAGTGTTCATCTGGCATCTGTCATGAGCTTTCTTTCGACCTTTACTGGGCAGTCATTCGACATAGTGTTTATTGACCCACCCTATGAGCTCAGCAACGAAGAAATAACGGAAGTCTTGAGGCACCTCATTCCTTTACTTGCCTCTGATGCTGATGTTGTTCTGGAGCGCAGTACACGAAGCGGTGTGCCAGAAATACCAGAGGGATTAAGCCTTGAAAAAAGCAAGGCGTATGGAGAAACGACTATCCACTGGCTCTACCAGACATAG
- the thiL gene encoding thiamine-phosphate kinase yields MRDFPENATLGQMPESAILASIFPRLPHSDFTIVGPGDDCAVMRAPDSRFVITTDMMVQGPDFRLEWSTPHQLGIKAAATNLADVAAMGAVPTGLVVSIAAPPETNVSFLEAVADGFYDACLELAPGCGVVGGDLSVSSVVVISVSAFGDLEGREPLLRSSAQPGDVVAVCGRLGLAGLGLEELFAGTQDVHPLLRAAQLAPWPPISQGKAVAVAGARAAMDVSDSLVMDAGRIAHASNVVIELDEAVIDGLASRLAIEVGVDASHARQAMLFGGEDHALIVTFPAELPLPPGFDALGVVRACATGESPHVSMGGAAIAENGWNPFKGWNGELS; encoded by the coding sequence GTGAGAGATTTTCCTGAGAATGCGACCCTTGGCCAAATGCCCGAGTCGGCAATTTTGGCGAGTATTTTCCCCAGACTGCCTCACTCAGATTTCACCATCGTTGGACCAGGCGACGATTGTGCTGTCATGCGCGCCCCTGATTCTCGGTTTGTGATCACCACCGACATGATGGTTCAAGGCCCTGACTTCCGGCTGGAGTGGTCAACTCCCCATCAGTTAGGTATCAAAGCTGCAGCAACCAATCTTGCTGATGTGGCAGCCATGGGGGCGGTCCCCACGGGGCTCGTCGTGTCCATCGCTGCTCCGCCAGAAACGAATGTCTCATTCCTCGAAGCTGTAGCCGACGGATTCTATGACGCGTGCCTCGAGCTAGCACCGGGATGCGGTGTGGTCGGGGGAGACTTGTCCGTCTCGAGTGTGGTTGTCATCAGTGTGAGCGCCTTTGGCGATTTAGAGGGACGAGAGCCCTTACTGCGCTCATCAGCACAACCCGGAGATGTCGTCGCCGTGTGCGGACGCTTGGGTCTTGCAGGGCTTGGCCTAGAAGAGCTATTTGCTGGAACACAAGATGTTCATCCTCTTCTGCGAGCTGCACAACTAGCCCCCTGGCCGCCCATCTCACAGGGAAAGGCTGTTGCAGTTGCTGGGGCACGAGCGGCCATGGATGTGTCTGACTCGTTAGTGATGGACGCTGGTCGCATTGCTCATGCAAGCAATGTCGTCATTGAACTCGACGAAGCAGTTATCGATGGGCTCGCTTCTCGCCTGGCAATTGAGGTTGGGGTTGATGCCTCTCATGCCCGACAAGCAATGCTTTTTGGCGGTGAAGATCATGCCTTAATCGTGACCTTCCCAGCTGAACTTCCATTACCCCCGGGATTCGATGCCCTTGGCGTGGTTCGAGCCTGTGCAACCGGTGAATCCCCTCATGTGAGCATGGGCGGGGCAGCAATTGCAGAAAATGGATGGAACCCTTTCAAAGGTTGGAATGGTGAACTCTCATGA
- a CDS encoding DUF3515 domain-containing protein codes for MNIRIRPLGFVTVAAIIGLGLTSCAGVVPMKPAEDSNNPECANVTVRLPDTVSELTKRETNAQATGAWGTPAAVLLTCGVTVPGPTTLPCVSINDVDWIEDDSQAPLYRYTTYGRTPAVEVVIDSEAVSGTTTLVDLGPAVSVLPQTSQCTDITDVFSE; via the coding sequence ATGAATATTCGCATTCGACCCCTCGGGTTTGTCACAGTTGCCGCCATTATTGGGCTGGGTTTAACTAGCTGCGCCGGAGTGGTCCCCATGAAACCTGCCGAGGATTCTAACAATCCTGAATGCGCCAACGTGACGGTGCGTTTGCCTGACACAGTCTCTGAGCTAACAAAGCGGGAAACTAATGCACAAGCCACAGGCGCTTGGGGCACCCCCGCAGCAGTTCTGCTCACCTGTGGAGTGACAGTACCCGGCCCCACAACCTTGCCGTGTGTATCCATCAATGACGTGGACTGGATTGAGGATGACAGTCAAGCACCCTTATATCGGTACACAACCTATGGTCGTACCCCCGCGGTTGAGGTCGTAATTGACTCAGAGGCTGTAAGTGGAACAACGACTCTTGTGGACTTAGGTCCCGCAGTGAGCGTGCTTCCACAAACCTCTCAGTGCACCGACATCACGGATGTTTTCTCAGAGTAG
- a CDS encoding NAD(P)H-dependent glycerol-3-phosphate dehydrogenase: MSKKPLTPPARKVAVLGAGSWGTTFAKILADSGNDVMLWARRDDLAADINETHRNSDYLRGIRLPSNLVATSSMAAAVNQAEQVYLCVPSQTLRENLVQLAPLLRDDQIVISLMKGVEKKTGLRMSEVIAEELPISPDLIAVASGPNLALEIAKEQPTAAVISSESLDTASVVAQTVSNRYFRCFVNTDVPGTEFGGVLKNLIAVAVGIVDGVGYGDNTKASIITRGLAEMTDFAVAYGAQPETLAGLAGLGDLIATCESPLSRNNTAGRLLGQGYTLKEVTNQMQQTAEGLASVAPVLTLARAREVDMPIVEQVSQVLAGTLDPKDIAPHLTTDTDEPQGERSLDDYQTRGGGVVWGALKRAFNQLRDSPGSSSSD, translated from the coding sequence TTGAGTAAGAAACCACTAACTCCTCCCGCACGTAAAGTTGCTGTACTCGGTGCTGGCAGTTGGGGAACCACATTTGCCAAGATCCTTGCTGATAGCGGCAATGATGTGATGCTCTGGGCACGCCGCGACGACCTCGCCGCAGATATCAATGAAACCCATCGCAACAGCGACTATTTGCGTGGTATTCGACTTCCTTCGAATCTTGTCGCCACGAGCTCGATGGCAGCAGCAGTCAATCAAGCAGAACAGGTATACCTCTGCGTCCCTAGTCAGACGCTACGGGAAAACCTTGTGCAACTGGCACCGCTCTTGCGTGATGACCAAATTGTAATCTCCCTCATGAAAGGCGTGGAGAAGAAGACTGGTCTGCGCATGAGCGAGGTCATTGCCGAAGAGCTGCCCATTAGCCCAGACTTGATTGCAGTTGCATCAGGGCCTAACTTGGCACTTGAAATTGCTAAGGAGCAACCCACAGCAGCTGTTATTTCCAGTGAGTCTCTCGACACTGCAAGCGTGGTCGCACAAACAGTCTCTAACCGTTACTTCCGTTGTTTTGTCAACACTGATGTGCCCGGAACCGAATTTGGTGGGGTACTCAAAAACCTGATTGCCGTTGCGGTGGGCATTGTGGATGGAGTTGGCTATGGAGATAACACCAAAGCCTCGATCATCACACGTGGTTTGGCAGAAATGACGGATTTTGCTGTTGCCTATGGTGCTCAGCCAGAAACCCTTGCAGGTCTGGCCGGCCTGGGTGACCTCATCGCAACCTGCGAATCTCCGTTGTCACGAAACAACACCGCAGGACGTCTGCTCGGTCAGGGATACACCCTCAAAGAGGTGACAAACCAAATGCAGCAAACGGCAGAAGGGCTTGCTTCAGTTGCACCTGTGTTGACCTTGGCACGTGCGCGTGAAGTCGACATGCCTATCGTCGAGCAGGTCAGTCAGGTATTGGCCGGTACGCTCGACCCGAAGGACATTGCACCTCACCTCACTACTGATACGGATGAGCCTCAGGGCGAAAGGAGCCTCGATGACTACCAAACTCGTGGTGGCGGTGTTGTTTGGGGGGCGCTCAAGCGAGCATTCAATCAGTTGCGCGACAGCCCGGGGAGTTCTTCAAGCGATTGA
- a CDS encoding D-alanine--D-alanine ligase family protein produces the protein MTTKLVVAVLFGGRSSEHSISCATARGVLQAIDRDRYDVLPIGITRDGAFTLASANPDDYVLIPGQLPEVEDNGTRIIWPDSAHTNELWLSGDGADRSLGNVDVVFPILHGPFGEDGTIQGMLELYGLPYVGSGVLASSLGMDKHFTKTVLQAAGIEVAPWRTIKRYDWHKRPQAIRAMAEQMPLPVFVKPARAGSSVGVGKVSNWNEFAQAMDEAFLEDDHVLIEAGIVGREVECAVLQGMPGEPTRASVAGEIVVSGRDFYDFEAKYLGAEGIDLVCPAQLSADELSELQRLSIRAFEAIGGAGLARVDFFLTETGYVLNEINTMPGFTPISMFPRCWQETGLSYSELIDELIQVALAHHAED, from the coding sequence ATGACTACCAAACTCGTGGTGGCGGTGTTGTTTGGGGGGCGCTCAAGCGAGCATTCAATCAGTTGCGCGACAGCCCGGGGAGTTCTTCAAGCGATTGACCGTGATCGCTACGACGTGCTACCAATCGGGATTACCCGTGATGGAGCTTTCACTTTAGCCAGTGCTAACCCCGATGATTACGTTCTCATCCCTGGCCAGCTTCCAGAAGTTGAAGATAATGGCACCCGCATTATCTGGCCTGATTCTGCTCATACAAACGAATTATGGCTCTCGGGGGATGGGGCAGATCGTTCTCTCGGCAACGTCGACGTTGTATTCCCAATTTTGCATGGACCTTTTGGTGAAGACGGAACCATTCAGGGCATGCTCGAGTTGTATGGCCTTCCATACGTGGGCTCAGGGGTTTTAGCTTCGAGCTTGGGTATGGATAAGCACTTCACGAAGACTGTCTTGCAAGCCGCTGGCATCGAGGTAGCTCCCTGGCGAACCATCAAGCGTTATGACTGGCATAAACGTCCTCAAGCTATTCGGGCCATGGCGGAACAAATGCCATTACCTGTTTTCGTTAAACCTGCCCGGGCTGGTTCGAGCGTGGGAGTGGGCAAGGTATCCAACTGGAACGAGTTTGCTCAGGCCATGGATGAGGCATTCCTGGAAGACGATCACGTTTTGATAGAAGCTGGAATTGTTGGTCGAGAGGTCGAGTGCGCAGTTCTCCAAGGAATGCCAGGTGAGCCAACGCGTGCTTCCGTCGCTGGAGAAATAGTTGTCTCTGGGCGAGACTTTTATGACTTTGAAGCAAAATATCTTGGCGCTGAAGGAATTGATTTAGTCTGCCCCGCGCAGTTGAGCGCAGACGAGCTTTCTGAGCTCCAGCGTTTGAGCATTCGTGCCTTTGAAGCAATCGGTGGCGCAGGTTTGGCGCGGGTGGACTTCTTCCTCACCGAAACAGGTTACGTTCTGAATGAGATCAACACGATGCCCGGTTTTACGCCCATCTCGATGTTCCCGAGGTGCTGGCAAGAAACGGGGCTCAGTTATTCAGAACTGATTGATGAACTTATTCAGGTTGCACTCGCGCATCATGCGGAAGACTAA
- a CDS encoding ATP-dependent DNA helicase RecG: protein MPHSDALLDAQLEPILGSKNATALKKAFGFHTVGEFLSHYPRRYARRGELTAITDVPLNENVTIVAEVLDVRERPMRARRGSLLEVRITDGRSGGIMTLTFFNQAWRAKDLKPGVRGIFAGKVGTYRGALQLAHPDYELFDALENPESSQSEAARWALLPIPIYPATSTLASWQIAKMINLVLEPLRKGAVVSDPVPEVVRAKRSLLPLSEAVIKIHQPEIDTDWKLARETLRFHEAFILQATLLEQRAQAQEQAATPRPHRAGGYLDQLDARLPFTLTPDQQKTGEEISEDMSSSHPMNRLVQGEVGSGKTLVALRAMLQVADSGGQAALLAPTEVLAAQHLRSIVTMLGPDLAASVMPTLLTGQLPAAAKRQALLRAVSGQARIVIGTHALLSDKVEFFDLGLVVVDEQHRFGVEQRQALRLKSDLTPHVLVLTATPIPRTVAMTVFGDLDVSVIAGLPEGRAGITSHAVYLAEHPNWITRVWERVEEEIASGRQAFVVCPAIDASGAPEEDPDALIEDQERESDGETPPKASVEAVAALLTEHPLLGKRRIAQLHGRMSSEDKDAVMQAFSAGEIDLIVATTVIEVGVDVPNASTMVVLDADRFGVSQLHQLRGRVGRGGVPGLALFVTHAQPGTTAHERVEAVASTLDGFELARIDLELRSEGNVLGTNQSGGRSSLRLLRAARDGDLIAQARQEAAQIIEHDPDFSQHVILKEAIARRLSESERDFLDKN, encoded by the coding sequence ATGCCACATTCTGATGCTTTGCTTGATGCGCAGCTGGAGCCCATTCTGGGATCTAAGAATGCAACAGCCCTCAAGAAGGCATTTGGTTTTCACACCGTCGGAGAATTCCTCTCTCACTATCCCAGGCGATATGCCCGCCGCGGAGAGCTCACGGCAATCACTGATGTGCCACTGAATGAGAACGTCACGATTGTCGCTGAGGTTCTTGATGTACGAGAGCGGCCCATGCGCGCTCGCCGAGGGTCGCTATTGGAGGTGCGTATTACTGATGGTCGCTCTGGTGGCATCATGACACTGACCTTCTTCAACCAAGCCTGGCGTGCAAAAGACCTCAAGCCGGGCGTCCGGGGAATTTTTGCCGGGAAAGTGGGCACCTATCGAGGTGCATTACAACTTGCGCACCCTGATTACGAGCTCTTTGATGCACTAGAAAATCCTGAATCCTCACAGAGCGAAGCAGCGAGATGGGCATTGCTACCTATTCCGATCTATCCAGCAACGAGCACACTAGCAAGTTGGCAAATAGCCAAAATGATAAATCTGGTGCTAGAGCCTCTGCGCAAGGGCGCCGTGGTTTCTGATCCAGTGCCGGAAGTTGTTCGCGCCAAGAGGTCGCTGCTGCCGTTGAGTGAAGCAGTGATAAAGATTCATCAACCCGAGATTGATACTGACTGGAAGCTCGCTCGTGAAACGTTGAGATTCCACGAAGCCTTCATCCTTCAGGCCACACTCTTGGAACAACGTGCACAGGCACAAGAGCAAGCTGCAACACCTCGGCCGCACCGCGCCGGGGGATATCTTGACCAGCTGGATGCAAGGCTGCCGTTCACCCTCACCCCTGACCAGCAAAAAACCGGTGAGGAAATTTCTGAGGATATGTCCTCGTCACACCCCATGAACCGACTCGTTCAAGGAGAGGTTGGGTCAGGAAAAACACTGGTTGCTTTGCGGGCTATGTTGCAGGTGGCTGACAGCGGTGGCCAGGCCGCATTATTAGCTCCAACGGAGGTGTTAGCCGCACAACATTTACGCTCGATTGTTACCATGCTGGGCCCAGATCTTGCCGCTTCAGTGATGCCGACGTTGCTCACGGGGCAACTTCCAGCCGCCGCCAAACGACAGGCTTTACTACGCGCAGTCTCCGGGCAAGCGCGTATTGTGATTGGAACACACGCACTGCTGAGCGACAAGGTCGAATTCTTCGACCTGGGCTTGGTTGTCGTGGACGAACAACACCGTTTTGGTGTTGAACAACGTCAAGCATTGCGTCTGAAAAGTGACCTCACTCCTCACGTGTTGGTTCTCACGGCAACGCCTATTCCACGAACCGTGGCCATGACAGTATTTGGTGACCTCGATGTTTCCGTGATTGCAGGACTGCCCGAAGGCCGCGCGGGCATCACGAGCCATGCTGTGTATCTGGCAGAACACCCAAATTGGATAACGCGAGTCTGGGAACGTGTCGAGGAAGAGATTGCCTCAGGAAGACAAGCATTTGTGGTGTGCCCAGCAATTGATGCCTCTGGAGCACCCGAGGAAGATCCTGATGCTCTCATCGAAGATCAAGAACGAGAGTCCGATGGTGAAACGCCACCCAAGGCATCAGTGGAAGCAGTTGCTGCTTTGCTTACTGAACATCCCCTGTTGGGTAAACGGCGGATTGCTCAGCTTCACGGGCGAATGAGCAGTGAAGATAAAGATGCTGTTATGCAGGCATTTTCGGCGGGGGAGATAGATCTCATTGTGGCCACCACGGTGATTGAGGTCGGAGTTGATGTGCCTAACGCTTCAACCATGGTGGTTCTCGATGCTGACAGGTTCGGAGTTTCTCAGTTACACCAATTACGTGGTCGTGTTGGCCGCGGAGGAGTACCGGGGCTGGCACTTTTTGTCACTCACGCACAACCTGGCACAACAGCCCATGAACGTGTGGAAGCCGTTGCAAGCACGCTCGATGGATTTGAATTAGCCCGCATTGATTTGGAGCTGCGCAGCGAAGGTAATGTCCTGGGTACTAACCAGTCAGGTGGTCGGTCTTCGTTGAGGTTGCTGCGCGCGGCACGAGATGGGGACCTTATTGCACAAGCCCGCCAAGAAGCCGCACAAATCATTGAACATGATCCTGATTTCTCACAACATGTGATCCTCAAAGAAGCAATTGCACGTCGGCTCAGTGAAAGTGAACGCGATTTCTTGGACAAAAACTAG